The nucleotide sequence AGTTCCTGTTCGATAAACTCCTTTACCGCTTTTTCATCAATCTCAATTGATACTTTTGGAGGAATCATTTATTCACCTCAGATGTTTAAGATTTTCTGAATATGCTTAACATGCTCCTGTGCTTTTGGACCAGTTCTTTTTCCATTCAAAATATCCGACAAATACGGCCCAGAAATTCCTAGCAACTTTGCTAATTCAGCGTGCCTCATTTTCTTTTTATAAAGTTCGTTTCTAACTTTGATACTTAAATCCTCCGGCATGTGTTACTCACCTCCACATTCTACTAATTTGTTTAATTTGCTATTTAATTAGCAAAAATAATTGACAATAATTAAAGAAAATTATAGAATACAGACATAGCCAAATAAGACTAACAAAAGCCTGCAACAATACATTTTATATGCTCCCCAGCGTCAAAATTGTATCTAGATAGGTCGTATTTTTATTGTCTTTTTTTGCTAATCAAATAGCTTACATAGAGTATATTAAAGAAATTTATAGATGTCAACTTATTTATTAAAGATATCTTTAATAAAGTTTATGTAGGTGGCTAGGATGGTTGATATGACTACATTTGACATAGTTAAAAAATTATGTGAAGAACAAAAAATATCGGTTGTAGAATTAGAAGAAAAACTAGGATTTAGTAGAAATTCACTTTATTCATGGAAGAGGAATAAGCCGTCTTCAGATAAGTTAGAAAAGGTAGCAGATTACTTTGACGTTTCTACAGACTACCTACTAGGACGTACTGATAAAAAAAGATATTATGATCTAACCGAAAAAGACGAGCAAGATATTCAAAAGGAATTAGAAAAGATACTAAATAATTTTAGTGACAGTGGTTTTGCAGCAGCTGACGGAAGTAGCATTGATGAATTAGACGAGGAGGATAGAGAATTGCTACTCGCATCCTTAGAACAATCACTTAGAATTGCTAAAAGGATAGCGAAGAAAAAATTCACCCCTAAAAAATATAGAGACTAGGAGTATTGCGGATGGATATTCAAAAAAAGGTGCAGTCATTAGTTGAAAAATATAACACCTGTTGCCCATTTGAGTTGGCAGCAGCAATGGGGATAAACGTTCAATATGAACAGTTAGGAAATATCTATGGTTATTATAATAAAGTTTTTAGGATCCCAATTATACATATTAACGAATCTATAGGAGAAAAAAAGCAATTGTTCACATGCACTCATGAATTGGGACATGCAGTTTACCATCCAGATCATAACACCTCGTTTTTGAAGAAACACACTTTGTTCTCAACAGATAAAATTGAGATAATAGCCAATCAATTCGCATTAGAATTACTATCTTTAAAAGAGGGGATGCAAAACCTAACAATAGATGAGGTTGTACAATTATACGGCTTTCCGAAACAGTTGGTATTGCAAAAGAGTTTAGGTAAAATTTTTTAACCATAATAACGAACAGACATTCCCGTTTAAAGGAGGTGATGTATATAGTTTGTCCCGAATAAACGTCTACCCACGTAATAAAAGGGATGGATAAAAGTGAAATTACACAAAACAAAAATTGATGATGAGATTTACTACTATGTATTGAAAAATGGTGAAAAGAGTTATTTGTATCGCCATAAATATTATGATGATTTAGGGAAAAGAAAAGAAAAAAAGAAAAGTGGGTTTAAAACTGAAAAAGAAGCTTACAGAGCATTATTAGAAATCAGAGCGGCTTTATTGAATGGACAAGTGAAAAAGGTTGAGAATAACCAAATGACTATATCTCAATGGCTAGACATTTGGTACGACACTTATAACAATGGATGGGAAGTATCAACTCGTTCTCTAAGAAGAGATGTTATCAGGGATCATATGAAACCCCTACTAGGTAAATATAAAATAAACGATTTAGATAGAACAACTTATATAAGAATGTACATCAATAAGCTATTAAAAAAGTATAAACCTAGTTCAGTAATCTTATTCCATGACTTATTCAGAATAGCCATTAATGCAGCTGTAGATGATGAAATAATTCCTCGTAACAGATTTAATAAAATTAGTATCAACAAGGAGGAGGAGGAACTTGAAAATTTTTTAACTCCTGAAGAACTAAATGTTTTCTTAGATGTCGCAAAAAAATATGCCAATATAACAGGATATACACTAATTTATTTCCTAGCATACACTGGATTACGTAAAGGTGAAGCTTTAGGGTTGAAATGGGAAGATATTGATTTTAAAGAAAAAACGATAACTGTCAAACGCACTAGGGATTATTATGGTGAACGTTCACCCAAAACAAAAAACAGTTATCGAACAATTCCAATTGACGATGTAGTAGTTCAGCAATTGGAAGTTTATCAAAAATGGTGCATGGAAACAAAGTTTAAGTTTGGTATGAGGTTGGATAAAGAAAAAGATTTAGTATTTATTAGTTATCAAGGAGGCACACCTTGTGGGCCAATCATTTTGTTTGATTTATTTGAATCACTTTATAAGAATATGGAAAAAGATAAAATAAAACTCAAAAAAATTACTCCCCACGGGCTAAGACATACACATGCAACCATGTTAGTTAATATGGGGATTCCCCCTAAAACAGTTGCAGAACGGTTAGGTAACACTGTGGAAATGATTTATAACGTGTACTCTCATTCCTTTAAAGAATTAGAGGATAAAGCTGTAGGTGCTTTTAGTGAAAGTCTGGCAAGTGGGGCTAAAATTGGGGCTAAATGAGTTACTATAGCCCCAACCCCTTCATGTATGCCTTGTTTCATTTCGGTCGATTTTTCGCTAAGATAAATATTGGTTCAAGTTTTTTGTCGTCATAAATGAAAGACAAGGAAGTAATGGGGACTCGACCTTCTGCAAAAAACTTCATTGTCATCTGTGCTAGGATATCGTATCCTGTATCATTTTGAATATCTGCAAAAATAAGGACATCCTGATGAGGCACAGCTACCGCCAATTCACCCTTACTGTTCGCTTTCATTTCCTCTAGTAGAGATTCATTTAATATTCTACTAGCATCATACCCATCCTGGGAAGCGATGAAGTAGAAATCATTGTCGGCTACTCGGTCATGCTTCGGTTCATTAGCCAAGGAACGGACATTGAAGGTAGATACTTCCCGAATCCGTTCTACAGTCCATCCTTCCGCTTCAAGCATATCTTCCTCCAAAAGCTTATAGGAGCTTCCTAAATCTAAGGCGTAGTAGATTCTCGTTTCTGCTGTATGTTCGGAAAAGAGAAGCTTCTTACCTGCTTTTGTTTTTTTCGGAAAAGAAGTTGCTCGAATGACTGGGTAGATGTGGCGCTCTTGCCCGTTTAGTTCATGTGTTTCATTCATCACCTTAAGGGCTTCTGATACATGATACTCTAGTTCATCTAGTGCTGCTTCTCCCCTTAATTCATACTTGGCAATCACATTCGGAATCGTAATAGAGATTCCTTGTCCCGTCTCTTTCCATTCAACACGAAACTTATCCTTATCTCGATTAAACGACGTACGCCAGTCCGTATTGGTATTAAAACGCTCTTCTAGCTTATTTTTCATTTTGATACTATTCATTTTCATAATTTTCATCCACCTCTTGGAAGAACTTAATCCACGTGTTATTTTAGCATTAATGACCGATGGATGAAAGAAAGAGGCTGGGGCAAAACAATAACTTCCCACTTTAAAAACGTACGGATTAGAGATAGGATGCTTAGTATGTTAATTTTCAATGGTTGGAGCTTCATTCAGGTTTGATAGAAATTGCGACGTGACTCTAATTAAAAATTTATTGAAAGAATGAAAAGTGAAGCTTGATGCCACACTTCGGCAGAACACTCCGCTTTCCACGGGCACGGCCTCAATCTCCTCGGAAGAAACCCGCTTCCTTGAAAAAGTAATCCGCTTTTTCTGCGTGCGATGTGTATTCATAGGAGCTTTCCTTGTCCTGCGGGGCTTTCACCTCGTGCTGTTCCCGTAGGACAAGAAGTGCTTCGGCAGCATTACATCGCACGAAGAAAATGGATTTTTATTTTCGAGGAGTCTTCGTATTCTGCCTACGCTAAGTTAATACTTTCTAATTTAGTAAACTTTGTATCCGGAAGCAGCTAATTAATCCTCTAAAAAATTGGAAATCCTATTCAAAAATTATAAGTCTGATAACTATGAAATGCTATCTTAATAAGATTTCACTTACTTATAATATTATTAAAAGTTACTCTATACTTCGGAACTTTATTTGTCAGCTACTTACGACATGTTGATTGGAGTGGAGGGTAATCGACTCCTCGAAAATAAAGCCCAATTTTCTTCGTGCGATGTCTATTCTAAGAAGATTTCCTTGTCCTGCGGGAACAGCACGAGTTGAAGACCCCGAAAGATGCACCTGCGTCTTCTAGTAACGCTTAGAAGTAAGCTTCCTCGGTGCAAGGCAGCAAGGATGATTATTCTATGTAGTAGCCTGGCTGAGACCGTGCCCGCGGAAAGCGATTACCCGTAACGGAAATCAGCATCGTACACACATCGAGCAGTTATTAAACCGGTATTTTTTTGTTTAACTATTTTTTACGTCGCATTTTATATAAAATTAGCAACAACATTTACAATAGCATCCTAAAAGAAAAATCCGAACTGATTGGAATTCTAATGAAGAATTCGATCCAGTTCGGATTTTATTAGGATTCATACACTTTTGTCCCAGATTATTTGGCTATTATAGTGATTCAATAAACGATTCTATTTCTTCTCTCGTTTTTCGATCCTTACTAACGAAACGACCTACTTCTTTTCCTTTATGGAATCCAAGAAAACTTGGAATTCCAAACACATCATATTGACTACAAACATCGATAAACTGATCCCGGTCAACATGGATAAACGTATAATCCCTATACTTTTCTTCCACCTCAGGCATAAACGGATCTATAAAGTGACAATCCGGACACCAATCTGCTGAAAACATCAGAATCAATTTATCCTTTTCAAGAAGCTCTTGAAGTTGTTCTTCGGATTGTAAATTTTCCATAACAGACACCCCTCTTATTCATAGTTGATCTTCATATCACCAGGCTTAATCCATCCACGTTTACGGAACCATTCCGAAAAAACAAGACTAACAATGGCAGGACCGATGATATGCAACAGTAATACTATCCAAAACACATTAAATGTAAAACCCATTGTTTCAAACGTCATAATCTGTCCAACTAATCCTGCTGTTCCCATACCTGCACCTAATGCGTTATTCTCCATTTCAAAATAAACTGTTGCAAGCGGTGCAAACACAATTCCAGCAATTGTTGGTGGAAGGATTATGATAGGTTTCTGGATGATATTTGCTACTTGTAGCATGGAAGTTCCTATTCCTTGTGCTAGGAATCCTCCAAAACCATTATCGCGATAACTGGATACCGCAAATCCTACCATTTGAGCCGCACATCCTACTGTAGCCGCCCCAGCAGCAATACCACTTAAGTCAAGCATAATCGCAATGGCTGCACTTGAAATGGGGGCTGTTAACGCCCACCCCATTAATACAGCAACGATTATCCCCATTATAAAGGGTTGTTGCTCTGTCGACCAATTAATAACACTTCCAAACCAAATCATAAAGTTATTAATTGGTGGACCGATAAACGTCCCTACTAGAAATCCTACTGCAATTGTCACAAACGGCGTGAGTAAAATATCCAATCTCGTTTGCTTGTAGATCAATTTCCCGAATTCTGTAGCCAGTACTGCTGTCACGTAGCTTCCTGCTGGTCCACCTAATTCTGCACCAAAAGCCCCTGCATATAACGCAGATAATAATACTAATGGTGGAGCTTTTAAGCCATAGGCAATCGCAACCCCTATAGCTCCCCCCATTACTTTTGTTTCCATTGCATAGCTTCCCATATCAATTAATCCTGTCTGAACAGAAGCTGGGAAAAAGGCTAGTTGTTCTCCTAATGTTTTAATAATGAGTCCAATAATCAAAGAAGAAAACAAACCAAGTGCCATAAAACTTAACGCTGTTATAAAATACTCTCTTGGCGATAAAGAAATCCCTTTCTTATGTAAAAAATCTATCACCAGTGTACCCCCTTTTTGGTGTTCCTTTAAAACTTAATCCATATATTACACAATCCTTTATGTGAATACAAATAAGTATTTTATTTGTGTTTCTTTAAATAGTAAATTGTAATTTTGCCGAATATTCACTATAATTGTTGCATTAGGGAAAAAATTGTCATATACAATTCTCTGATTATTCCGATACAAAAGAGAGACATACATAAGGGGGAGTCAAAATGAAATCGATTCGAAGTCGAGTACGACTAATCTTAATTTTGGCGGTCAGCAGCTTAATTGTTCTAAGTGTGTTTGCATTTATTTTTATGAATCAACAACAAAGCTGGTCCGACAAAAGAAATGTAGTAGAAAAAGCTCTTGTACATAGTGGGGAAATTGAAACAGAAATGGCATTAACTCGTCATA is from Radiobacillus kanasensis and encodes:
- a CDS encoding helix-turn-helix domain-containing protein, which encodes MPEDLSIKVRNELYKKKMRHAELAKLLGISGPYLSDILNGKRTGPKAQEHVKHIQKILNI
- a CDS encoding DUF1444 domain-containing protein; amino-acid sequence: MKMNSIKMKNKLEERFNTNTDWRTSFNRDKDKFRVEWKETGQGISITIPNVIAKYELRGEAALDELEYHVSEALKVMNETHELNGQERHIYPVIRATSFPKKTKAGKKLLFSEHTAETRIYYALDLGSSYKLLEEDMLEAEGWTVERIREVSTFNVRSLANEPKHDRVADNDFYFIASQDGYDASRILNESLLEEMKANSKGELAVAVPHQDVLIFADIQNDTGYDILAQMTMKFFAEGRVPITSLSFIYDDKKLEPIFILAKNRPK
- a CDS encoding thioredoxin family protein, whose protein sequence is MENLQSEEQLQELLEKDKLILMFSADWCPDCHFIDPFMPEVEEKYRDYTFIHVDRDQFIDVCSQYDVFGIPSFLGFHKGKEVGRFVSKDRKTREEIESFIESL
- a CDS encoding helix-turn-helix domain-containing protein, whose amino-acid sequence is MTTFDIVKKLCEEQKISVVELEEKLGFSRNSLYSWKRNKPSSDKLEKVADYFDVSTDYLLGRTDKKRYYDLTEKDEQDIQKELEKILNNFSDSGFAAADGSSIDELDEEDRELLLASLEQSLRIAKRIAKKKFTPKKYRD
- a CDS encoding site-specific integrase produces the protein MKLHKTKIDDEIYYYVLKNGEKSYLYRHKYYDDLGKRKEKKKSGFKTEKEAYRALLEIRAALLNGQVKKVENNQMTISQWLDIWYDTYNNGWEVSTRSLRRDVIRDHMKPLLGKYKINDLDRTTYIRMYINKLLKKYKPSSVILFHDLFRIAINAAVDDEIIPRNRFNKISINKEEEELENFLTPEELNVFLDVAKKYANITGYTLIYFLAYTGLRKGEALGLKWEDIDFKEKTITVKRTRDYYGERSPKTKNSYRTIPIDDVVVQQLEVYQKWCMETKFKFGMRLDKEKDLVFISYQGGTPCGPIILFDLFESLYKNMEKDKIKLKKITPHGLRHTHATMLVNMGIPPKTVAERLGNTVEMIYNVYSHSFKELEDKAVGAFSESLASGAKIGAK
- a CDS encoding ImmA/IrrE family metallo-endopeptidase — translated: MDIQKKVQSLVEKYNTCCPFELAAAMGINVQYEQLGNIYGYYNKVFRIPIIHINESIGEKKQLFTCTHELGHAVYHPDHNTSFLKKHTLFSTDKIEIIANQFALELLSLKEGMQNLTIDEVVQLYGFPKQLVLQKSLGKIF
- a CDS encoding PTS transporter subunit IIC; the encoded protein is MIDFLHKKGISLSPREYFITALSFMALGLFSSLIIGLIIKTLGEQLAFFPASVQTGLIDMGSYAMETKVMGGAIGVAIAYGLKAPPLVLLSALYAGAFGAELGGPAGSYVTAVLATEFGKLIYKQTRLDILLTPFVTIAVGFLVGTFIGPPINNFMIWFGSVINWSTEQQPFIMGIIVAVLMGWALTAPISSAAIAIMLDLSGIAAGAATVGCAAQMVGFAVSSYRDNGFGGFLAQGIGTSMLQVANIIQKPIIILPPTIAGIVFAPLATVYFEMENNALGAGMGTAGLVGQIMTFETMGFTFNVFWIVLLLHIIGPAIVSLVFSEWFRKRGWIKPGDMKINYE